TTAAAACAAAACAGGAAGTTCTGGATTTCTGGGAAAAGGGCTGGGCATGTCTTTTTCATGCCATGGATCAGGTAAATGATGAAAATTTGAATTCTACGGTATATATCAGAGGAGAAGCCCATACCGTTTTGGATGCAATTGTGCGCCAGGTGGCTCATTATCCTTATCATATAGGACAGATTGTTTCTATTGCCAAAATGATGAAGAATGAGGAATGGAAAACACTTTCCATTGAAAGAAATAAGTCTCAGCAATTTAATAATGAAATGAAGGACAAATTTTCCAGTGAAAATGCAGATGCTAATTCATCACCGGTATGTTTTCAAAACAGTCCTGAAGTAAGGGATGAATATAAATAATAGACTGAATCAATTCAGAATTCTTATTAAAATTACTATCTTTGCACCCAGAAAATTCAGGAGTAATCAATGTCTACTTTTCACGGAACTGCCGCATTTCATACCCTCGGCTGCAAATTAAATTTTGCAGAAACATCTACTATTGCCCGCCAATTGACAGATGCAGGTTATAATAAGGTAAGCTTTGATGATAAAGCAGATGTCTATGTGATCAATACCTGTTCAGTCACTGAAAATGCTGACCGTGAATGTAAACTTCACGTGAAGCGAGCAATGAAAGCCAATCCGGAAGGACTGGTTGTTATTGTCGGATGTTATGCACAGCTGAAACCCGAAGAAATTTCACAGATCGAGGGAGTAGACCTTGTCCTGGGAGCTAAGGAAAAATTCAATATCTTAAGCTACCTTGACGATCTTGAGAAATCGGATAGTGAAGGAACTGTTCATTCATGCGAAATTGAAGAAACCGATTTCTTTATCGGAAGCTATTCAATTGGTGACAGAACAAGAGCTTTCCTGAAAGTGCAGGATGGATGTGATTATAAATGCACCTACTGTACCATTCCGCTGGCAAGAGGAATCTCACGTTCGGACACCATCGAAAACGTACTTCAGAATGCTAAAGAAATTGTAGGAAGAGACATTAAAGAAATTGTTCTTACGGGCGTTAATATTGGTGATTATGGTAAAGGAGAATTCGGAAATAAAAGACATGAACATACTTTCTTAGATTTAATTTCAGAGTTGGATAAAGTAGACGGTATTGAAAGAATACGTATTTCTTCCATAGAACCGAATCTTTTAAAAGACGAAAGCATAGAGCTGGTTTCCAAAAGTAAAAGTTTTGTTCCCCATTTCCATATCCCGTTACAATCCGGTTCCGATGATCTGCTGAAAAAAATGAAGCGCCGTTACCTTACGAAACTTTATAATGACAGAGTCAATAAGATCCGTGAAGTGATGCCCGATGCGGCTATCGGTGTAGATGTGATCGTAGGATTTCCTGGTGAAACAGAAGAAAAATTCATGGAAACGTATAACTTCCTGAACCAACTTCCGATCACTTACCTGCATGTATTTACTTATTCTGAAAGAGAAAATACTGAAGCTGCAGATATGGACGGTGTCGTTCCGATTCCGGAAAGAAAAAAACGTAATAAAATGCTGAGAATTCTTTCTGAAAAGAAGAAAATGGCATTCTATGAAACTCAGCTTGGAAAAACGCTTCCTGTTCTTTGGGAGCATGAAAATAAAGACGGAAAAATGTTTGGCTTCACCGAAAACTATGTGAGAGTCCAGAAAGATTTTGATTCCGCATTCGTCAATCAGATTGAATTTCTAAATTTAGAAAAAATCCTGTCAGATGGCACGGTTTCTGTGCAGTCATCCTTCGAAAGTTTTTTAGCAAAAGCGTAGTCTCTTTGCAAAATTTCTACTAAATTTATTTTAACTTTAAATAACTACATTCATGAGAGATAAGTTTTTATCTTGGGGAATTGTATTAGTAACCGCTACCTGGGTAGTGGCATTACTGATCAGAGCACATTACTGGATACCCATCCTGTTATCTGCCATTTATGCATTGGGTGTTTACAATGCCTACCAGTCGAAACACGCTATTCTGAGGAACTTTCCGGTCTTGGGCTACTTCAGGTACTTTTTCGAAAGTATTTCGCCTGAAATGCAGCAGTATTTCATCGAAAGGGAGACAGATGGCAAGCCATTTCCCAGAAACCAGCGTTCTGCAGTATACAGACGGGCTAAAAACTTAAGTGATACCGTTCCTTTTGGAACACAGTTAGAAGTTAATCATAGAAAATATGAAGGGATCAAGCATTCTATTTATGCAAAATCACCCGTAGAAGAACTTCCAAGAGTGTGGGTTGGAGGCGAACAGTGTACCCAGCCTTACCATGCTTCTTTATTTAATATTTCGGCAATGAGTTTTGGAGCATTAAGCGATAGGGCTCAAATATCATTGAACAGAGGTGCTAAAAAAGGAAATTTCTACCATAATACCGGTGAAGGAGGAATTTCTCCGCACCACATGGAAGGAGGAGATCTTTGCTGGCAGATAGGAACCGGATATTTTGGATGCCGTGACGAAGAAGGAAAATTTAACCCTGAATTGTTTACGAAATACTCCAATCTCCCTAATGTAAAAATGATCGAAATTAAGCTTTCTCAGGGAGCAAAACCAGGGCATGGAGGGGTGCTTCCAGGCGTGAAAAATACACCTGAAATCGCAAAAATCCGTCACGTCACTCCGGGAATGACTATTATTTCGCCGCCTTCCCACAGTTCATTTTCTGATGCTTCAGGTCTGCTGAGGTTTGTACAGCAGTTGAGAGAATTATCGGGAGGTAAGCCTATTGGTTTTAAGCTTTGTATCGGAGACACCAAAGAATTTGAAGATATCTGCGTACAAATGAATGTGATGAAGATCTATCCGGACTTTATTACCATAGATGGAGCAGAAGGAGGAACGGGTGCTGCACCGCCGGAATTTTCGGATGGAGTGGGGATGCCTCTGGAGCCGGCTCTTATTTTTGTGAACAGAACACTGAATAATTATAATTTAAGAAATAAATTAAGGGTTATTGCCAGCGGAAAAGTACTGACAAGTCTGGATATTCTAAGAGCTGTGGCAATGGGAGCAGATATGTGTAATAATGCGAGAGGATTTATGTTCTCATTAGGATGTATTCAAGCGTTGAGATGTAATAATAATAATTGTCCGACAGGAGTAGCC
The Chryseobacterium sp. W4I1 DNA segment above includes these coding regions:
- a CDS encoding DUF1572 family protein, which codes for MKELFIKRFQYYKSLGDKSFLQLSDNQIFWQYNDESNSIAVIVKHIAGNMLSRWTNFLTEDGEKSWRKRDDEFVNTFKTKQEVLDFWEKGWACLFHAMDQVNDENLNSTVYIRGEAHTVLDAIVRQVAHYPYHIGQIVSIAKMMKNEEWKTLSIERNKSQQFNNEMKDKFSSENADANSSPVCFQNSPEVRDEYK
- the mtaB gene encoding tRNA (N(6)-L-threonylcarbamoyladenosine(37)-C(2))-methylthiotransferase MtaB — encoded protein: MSTFHGTAAFHTLGCKLNFAETSTIARQLTDAGYNKVSFDDKADVYVINTCSVTENADRECKLHVKRAMKANPEGLVVIVGCYAQLKPEEISQIEGVDLVLGAKEKFNILSYLDDLEKSDSEGTVHSCEIEETDFFIGSYSIGDRTRAFLKVQDGCDYKCTYCTIPLARGISRSDTIENVLQNAKEIVGRDIKEIVLTGVNIGDYGKGEFGNKRHEHTFLDLISELDKVDGIERIRISSIEPNLLKDESIELVSKSKSFVPHFHIPLQSGSDDLLKKMKRRYLTKLYNDRVNKIREVMPDAAIGVDVIVGFPGETEEKFMETYNFLNQLPITYLHVFTYSERENTEAADMDGVVPIPERKKRNKMLRILSEKKKMAFYETQLGKTLPVLWEHENKDGKMFGFTENYVRVQKDFDSAFVNQIEFLNLEKILSDGTVSVQSSFESFLAKA
- a CDS encoding FMN-binding glutamate synthase family protein — encoded protein: MRDKFLSWGIVLVTATWVVALLIRAHYWIPILLSAIYALGVYNAYQSKHAILRNFPVLGYFRYFFESISPEMQQYFIERETDGKPFPRNQRSAVYRRAKNLSDTVPFGTQLEVNHRKYEGIKHSIYAKSPVEELPRVWVGGEQCTQPYHASLFNISAMSFGALSDRAQISLNRGAKKGNFYHNTGEGGISPHHMEGGDLCWQIGTGYFGCRDEEGKFNPELFTKYSNLPNVKMIEIKLSQGAKPGHGGVLPGVKNTPEIAKIRHVTPGMTIISPPSHSSFSDASGLLRFVQQLRELSGGKPIGFKLCIGDTKEFEDICVQMNVMKIYPDFITIDGAEGGTGAAPPEFSDGVGMPLEPALIFVNRTLNNYNLRNKLRVIASGKVLTSLDILRAVAMGADMCNNARGFMFSLGCIQALRCNNNNCPTGVATQDKMLIKGLDVTDKSERVYHFHKNTLHTCNELIAAAGKSSYEEVDASMFMRGDEFDHLADLYFPDILGNVKQKTRF